The nucleotide window CCATGCGTCCGGCtgctggaggaagaggagaaggggggGAAAGATGAGGAGGAGGCATGCGAGGGAGGAAGGGCCTGGCCgcccaggtgggaggaggaggagggggagggggccagCTAGGCCgagaggggtgggggggcagTCAATGAGCGGCGcgctgctgggggggggggggcgaggccTGGGGGATGAGGTAGGATGGGGGATGGCGCAGCCTGAGCAGCGGAGGCTCCAGCCATAAACAAGCACCTGGAGGAGCCCTGCAGGAGTGAGGCGAGCTGGGCGCACAGAGTAGACCCATGGACCTTCTGCAGCTCCACCGCGCCCACTCCGCGGCTCAGGAGGCGGGACAGGCCCCGAGGCTGCGCAGCCGCCGGAAGTTTGGGTTGAACCAGAgcggctgggaggaggaggaggggaagccaCCGCTGCAGCTGGCACCGACGCTAGTGGGCTCTGGGTCGGCGCGGCCCGCAAGGGGGGCGGAGGACTTGCCCGGGGACCGTGATGGGGGCGGCGAAGACCACCGGCTGCAcgtgcggcggcggcggcgcgtgTGCCCGGCGCAGGGGAGGGCGCCCGCCCGGCTCCTGGCCGGCTGGGAgaaggaggcggaggcaggaggatatacTTGGTGGCGGGGGGCAGGGGGCTGGCCAGCTGCGGGCACCTCCAGGTCTCgctgctggggctgctgctgctgctggcgcGCTCCAGCACCTGGGCGCTGGTCTGCCTGCCCTGCAAAGAGTCTAAGTGCGAGGAGTCCAGGAGCTGCCTGGGGAGCATTGTGCAGGGCATCTGCAGCTGCTGCTACATGTGCGCTCAGCGGAGGAAGGAGAGCTGTGGCGGCGCCTTTGGGCTCCATGGTGCCTGCAACTGGGGGCTTCGCTGTGTCATCCGCTCCCGCTCAATGGCGACTCCATCCCTGAGTATGTCTGCAAAGGTATGGCTGCAAGCtgcgggacccctcccacctgccccgCGCTGCCCCCTTGGCGCTGGCTGAGCCAACAAAGTTTGGCTGAGACTTTCACAAGGAGAGAGGGCTCCGCGGGAGGTTTGGCAGCCGCTGCCCCCAGGAGGATGCCCCCCCATGTCCCTGGTTCCCGCTCCCTTCTCCTCCGGGCGCTTAGCCAGCTGTAGGTGAGGTTGGATTTCGTGGGTAGAGATCGGACAAGGGCTGGATTGTATCTCCGCCCAACACAGACCCACAATTGTGGCGGGTGGGCTTAAACTGGGTGACCTGCCCTTGCCCGGAGGTGGAGGTGCCGCGGCCAAGCCCCTGCTGCCCTCCCTGCATAGCGCAGTGTGGCACCTAGTGCTGCACACTGTCGTGTAGCCCTTTTCCTTTGGCGGAGGAGTCCCTTTTTCAGCACACACATTCCCTATGTGACTCTTATGATTTTTTCCTTGTGttcttccttcacctccttcctcctccGCATATAAATCAGTTTCAGCTTGGAAATATGTCAGCCCAAGAGAAGTTTCCTACTGTGGGTACTCATTTATTTGCCTATTGAAAATGGTCAAAGGCTTTCAATCCTGGAAAGAAAGGGGTGGAAGGTGGGGGTTGCACCTGGGAGTGAAAAGTTGTTGTGTACTATTAGAGGTTGCTTTTTAAGATCCAATATCCTCGTGTGGTGTTGCCGGTgccttcattttgtttgtttgacagTGAGGATTGTGTTGTAGGCTTCTCCACCGAGCATTGTGCAGCGCAGTGTCCAGACTGATGGCGGGAGACAGAGATTAGATTAGTGGAATTTCCCTTGTTGGGGAACCACTGTGTCAGCCTTAGTCCTTGTCTGCCTGCCTCTACCTCCGGGTGCTGGCAAGGTTTGTGGTCTAGAGAAGCAGTAAGTTCATTTTATTTGGCAAATGGGCAGGGCTCGAGGAGTGCTAGTTAAAAGTGGGATACCTGCTCTGGCTGATGTTGGGCAATGATGCTGTTCAAGGGATCCTGGTGAGTGAACCGAGTGCAGCAGCCTCATTTGTGGGGGAGCAGTAAGGAGGGAAAGACGCCCTCTTCCCTACTACTCACAGCCAGCACCCACTAGACCAGGGGGGTTTATTCTCAAGCATccttatgtgtgtgtttattgtgtTAGGATACTGAAAAGGAGTGGCAACCTTAAGGGTAAAAATGGATCTACTGAAAGGCTATCATgctgttgattattttttttaaatacacacgtatttttttttttaacctgtagtTTTTAGGGTTTGGATAGTTCTGGAAAATCGGGGCTTGAAAGCTGGTGGGCAGTAATGAATGAAGGGAACTCTTCTCAGAGGGAAGGGTGGTGCTCTTACTGTGCCCTTAGGACCTTGGTTAGAAGACCTCATTTGCCTGAAACACAAGCCTCTCACCTGGCATGACCTTTCATTTTATAACATGGTTTTCTTTCTCAGTTCAAGAAAAGTGTCTGTTAGATTAACTTGTACAATTTTTTGCCTTTGACTTTGGGAATTCTGAATGACTTAGACTAAAAGATGCATCTTTGAACCCTGCCACTTGAAGTACATAACTTGATCCAGCCTCCCCCACAAACCCGCAAACAAGCAATATGAAACAAGCTTCAATGCAGTGGAAACTGCTGTGCTCTGAGGACTTTGGAGGCTCCAAATATTGTAacctttgtttattcattctttatatatttatggtgAAAGAAATGCTCAGAAAATATTTACAGTAACCAAGTGTTTTGGCAGCAACATCCCATGTTGCAGCATGGAGTTATTTTGGTAGTGTACCGGTAAGCCTTTCATTCTTCTGAAATGATGTGATTCTTCatggcttcctttttttttttttttttttttggtaacaccAGTGCACTTGGTTTTAGCCTTGAAAATGCTTAGAAGTATCTCTTGATATGGTTGTATCTCAGTTAGTGTTATTTGGAAGCACTTTTCATTTAACAGGCCTGTTTTCAGTCACCACAGCTGTGTGCtcaggcactttttaaaaattcttttaataattctAAAAGCAGCAATCAATTTGCATTCTAAATCAATGAAACCAAGGTAAGGACATTGTTTCCTGCCCTGATCTAATCATTGGATGTAGACAGGCATTTTCATATGTATGTTTAAAATTCCAAAGATTTGCATATTGCTATAGTGTTTATAGAAAGCATAAAATACAAGAGTAACCTTTTCTGCTAGGAATTGGAGAGGTCtttacatgtcactgatttcttgAATATACAGATGTTTTTTCCTGATTTGTGTTACTCAGCAAGAAATTTCTCAATGGCCAGTGTTCCctcagtttccatttttattcagaAATTCATGTATGTGGATTATCATAACTAATATTAAGAATTGACGTTTTATTCATGTTAAAGTCTCTCATGCTGCAATTTTTGCACTAAAATGACCCCTACTGGTTGTATCTGTTAATGAAAActcttttgaaaatgtaaagtTTTCATGCAGAAACATACTACATGGTACAGAAGTGTTAGGACTAACTTACCTGGTTTTGATGGCATGATTAAACATACTACATGGTACAGAAGTGTTAGGACTAACTTACCTGGTTTTGATGGCATGATTTAAATACAAGTTACATTGCTGTTTGCCAACTTGCAATAATTTTTGCATTACTCCCATACTGGTATTGGGGCCAGGGATCATGCTTTTAACTGCAGTTCACAAAATGAGTTAGATAAATCATGGACTAAAATGCACACTGAGTGACCAACTATTCAGTGCACATATTCAACCTGTGACTCAGTGCCTTATGTTTTTAAGGCAGCTGACCCATTGTGAGCTCTCAATAAAAGTAcatggaataaatgaatgaagagtcCCCTCCATAAAAAATACACCTATAGAAAAATACAGTTTTCTGAAAGACTAAATAATGTGATGAGTTATGTGCTATGAATCACGCAAGATGTTCATAGATTTTCTTCACAGCATATTTTAGAATGTTATTAAGTAAATCttgatttaataattataattcttCTTGACCAAGttcatttgaaaaattgagaATGGAGCCAGGCATCCAAAgttttctctcactctctgtctAAAAAGTGCTCTCTAGTCCCTGAGGGCTTGAAGTTCCCTTTCCTGTTTTCATTCATTGGCAAGTCTTCCTGCTGCCCCTTGCAAAATCCTAAACTGACTGTTTGCTTGGCTGGGTTACTCACTTCCAGGGAGATCACCTAGAATCTAGAGAAACAATTTGAGGTTTTGAATCCCCAAGTAAGAAGTCTGGATAGGAGACCTCTTTGGGACATCAGAGCTTTGAAAACCTAAGGAAGTGAGGTTTTCTAGAAGTTATGTTTTGATTGAAGagtgaaaattatatttgaactAAGGGGATGaggaccatattttttttttctgtgtgggtTAGTACATTATGCTTTTCTAAGGGGTGGGGCAAGGTGAAGAAGTGTGGCCACCCTTTTGACTCTTGGTAATAAAAGTGCACATGATGACTCGAGTTTGATAATTTGTGAGGACAGAGTGTTTACCAACTAAGTGAATACTGTTGAGTTACTTTGCTCTGAGGACTGCTGTAGGGTGATTTTTTATTTCCCATATTTTTCAAAACCACTGTTATTTAAATACTGTCTCTTTCAGAGTACAGCACCCTCCCCACcccgcaccccccccccacacaccccacaGGTATATTAGCCTTTACTCCTACCTGTTTTTCATGGGTCAGTGAAGAGAACTGTACTTAGAGAACTAAGACCAGAAGTAGAAGGTAGAGTTTCCTTCCTTATATCTAGAAGACAGTCAGTGGGGATGTTGGCTACTTGGAAGAAAATGTCGTGATCTGAGGTGACTGTGATCTGAGGTGAAGCCCAGACTATAGGAGGCCAGTGAATGCACCAAAGCATTTGGTTTGCACGAGTCACATGGAAGCTGCTTTCATTGATTTGTAGTAGGTTTTGGAGTTAAGAGctcatgaattttaatttttatcaattaaatAAGGAAGAAGAGGGGCAAAGTTTAATACTTCTAgatttagaaaaaatttaaaaacccagcAGCAGTTCAGACTTTGTTTTTGAGTAATAGCCTTCATTTTCTGACTCAAAAGTCTTTGGGTAGTGTGTACTCTTGGATGCCAGAGAAAAAAGCAGGCTGAGGGTGTATAAAGTTATATTAACAGGGTATGGGAAGAGAAACCAGTACACATAAACAAGGAAATCATTAGTTCCTTCCAAAGGTAAATATTGACAAAACATCCAGTGACCCACTATTCAGTGCATGTATACAAATGACAGGACTCTTTGACCTTTGCTTCATTAGGCTTGTAGTGTTGCTGAGGAGTCCTGTCACTAGAAACACTTGGCAAAGGACAGGTGAATTACATAGTATCACAAGGACAAAAATTGCAAGTTTTGAGATGTTTGTAACTCATGTTTACAGTCACCAGGAAATCTACACCCAGTGGATTGGTACTACAGTAGTGAGCAGTCAGGCTAATTTGTGAAGAAAGCTGTCTGAAGATTCTAATGGgcattatatgcatttataagaGAGTTAAGTGATTTGGTGCCATAGATTTCTATGATTTTTTGGCTTGTTTATTAAGGACTAATTGTCCATATGAACAAGTGAACAGCTTGGCAATACAGGGTACAGGCATTATGAAGTTGGAGGATTTGATTAAAAGACATACATGGCCTTAAAAAGATAATGAATGGGTAGACTAAAGAATGATGAATGGGAGATGGGAAAAAATACTTAGTTCATCTTAACACAACTATATCATCCTTTGAAGAATAATCCAAAACACATTCCAGACATTAATTGAGAAATTCCTGAAAAATGTGGGTGTGTTTAACATCACTGGGCAATGGTACTAGCAGGAGAGATGACAGAGCAGCTTTATTGTGTGAATACAATGGGGTAGGAGGTGGTGAAATGAGTGGAAGGTAAATATGTTCAGTGAGGCAGGTGCCTATAACACTGTGTTCCGTATGGCACATTTTGTATCTGAATTTTGGAGCCACCCCAGTAAAGCTCATTTAATTATTTGAGGAAGACATGGTAGACTAGACAAGCATGCACAAAGAACACTAAGAGCCTGCTTTCTTAGCGGTCTAATTCCCCAAAGCTGCATTTTCAAAGATCTGACTTGCTTTTGCATAGAAATCAATCACGCATTCATTGATTTCTCTAAtctgtacaaggccttctgcTGGGGCAGTGGGGCAGCTGGGGAGTCTGGGAACTGCTCAGACATATTCTTGACTCCTTACATTCTTTTaatcaagaaaaacaaagaagcaaagaCCCAAAAGTCAACATAATAATGTTTTAAGTTGAAGCCAAGTAGAAGTGGTTCTGGTTCTGCAAGTCTGTATGCAGTTAATTGGCAAATGTGATCCATGGATGAAATTTGTCCTCAGCACCAAAGGATCTCAGGTGATCACTTGAGACACTGGTTGCAAAGTGGGGGAGCTGCAGTTTGAGCCTTTTTTTGGTGGGAAAGGGGATCCTGCCCATCCTCCTTAGAGCTTGTGGAATGCATATCAGAGGGTTTCCCACATTGGAGAACAGGCTACATTCTTAGCACTTTACTAGCTGTGATTCACAGTGGCGGGTTTCTTTTTGAGGGtgcttttctctttgttctagCTTGTTGTAGTAGGCGTTGGAATGTGGGTGGTGGCTGGGAGGTGCCCCTGGCTTAGCACCTCTCACCTTCtcaccttttctctctttgctgcTTTCCCTGGCCAGTTAGCCTGGTCCCTCATGGAAAACTGCACTTAGACTAAGACCTCAGTGTGGACAGAGGAGTGCTTGAATATGACTATTTAAGAAGGCCCTCAGagtaaaaactgaaataagtGTTCATTTGGggcacaagttaaaaaaaaagccttatttttgtttgtttgttgcaaaATGAGCAGATGTCAGTTCCTtacctccctcctccagccccactaGGTTCCCCACGTGAAATACCTATACTTTAGTAGAAGAGTGTAATGGTTAGGAACTTGGTTTCTGAGCTGAAATCTGTATTCTTTattctgtgtctcagttttctcatctgtatagTGGAGGAAATAACAGATTTGATTTAAGAACTCAGTGAATGCCCAGAAGTACTAGAAGAAATGGCATATGAAAAACGCTAACAGTACGGCTACTAGCTAGTGTAAGTGAAACAAGAAGACAGTCTCATTCCCTTGTTCCTCCTAATCTTCATCTTCCTGAGTCACTGATTGTCAGTAATTAAGGAGTTTGGGCTTTTACAAAAAGAGTGCCTCATTACTGACTTCAGGCCCCCTCACCCCCAACATATACACAACTGTATCCCAATACCACAAGTGCATGGAGTTAA belongs to Ictidomys tridecemlineatus isolate mIctTri1 unplaced genomic scaffold, mIctTri1.hap1 Scaffold_35, whole genome shotgun sequence and includes:
- the LOC144373292 gene encoding uncharacterized protein LOC144373292 isoform X1; translation: MPCTMLPRQLLDSSHLDSLQGRQTSAQVLERASSSSSPSSETWRCPQLASPLPPATKYILLPPPPSPSRPGAGRAPSPAPGTRAAAAARAAGGLRRPHHGPRASPPPPLRAAPTQSPLASVPAAAVASPPPPPSRSGSTQTSGGCAASGPVPPPEPRSGRGGAAEGPWVYSVRPARLTPAGLLQQPDAWSLPCGRATARRCFSACLGSGRTQRNGRITAFRVPASTVVTTASLGAPGARRLHQCQAVLSSETPESPGQRDCCNLRTPGKGSKCMEASQTGQESIFHSSWE
- the LOC144373292 gene encoding uncharacterized protein LOC144373292 isoform X2, whose protein sequence is MPCTMLPRQLLDSSHLDSLQGRQTSAQVLERASSSSSPSSETWRCPQLASPLPPATKYILLPPPPSPSRPGAGRAPSPAPGTRAAAAARAAGGLRRPHHGPRASPPPPLRAAPTQSPLASVPAAAVASPPPPPSRSGSTQTSGGCAASGPVPPPEPRSGRGGAAEGPWVYSVRPARLTPAGLLQPDAWSLPCGRATARRCFSACLGSGRTQRNGRITAFRVPASTVVTTASLGAPGARRLHQCQAVLSSETPESPGQRDCCNLRTPGKGSKCMEASQTGQESIFHSSWE
- the LOC144373292 gene encoding uncharacterized protein LOC144373292 isoform X3, producing the protein MPCTMLPRQLLDSSHLDSLQGRQTSAQVLERASSSSSPSSETWRCPQLASPLPPATKYILLPPPPSPSRPGAGRAPSPAPGTRAAAAARAAGGLRRPHHGPRASPPPPLRAAPTQSPLASVPAAAVASPPPPPSRSGSTQTSGGCAASGPVPPPEPRSGRGGAAEGPWVYSVRPARLTPAGLLQVLVYGWSLRCSAAGRMEPALRPRYCSALLLGLPWFGAHPEKWENHRVQSARQHSGHHS